Below is a window of Leisingera sp. S132 DNA.
CCTTGCATCGCCTTGATGACCTGCGGGCCGCCCACCTGGGCACGGTTATAGGAACTGACCAGGAAAGTGCGTTCGTATGGGGCCAGATGACCAGTCGCCGGATAGCCCATGTGCACCTGGTACTGGGTGACCGCGGCGCGCGACCGCCGCCCCAGCACCCCGTCCGGTGTGCCCGCGTTGAAGCCGAAGTAATTGAGCGCGACCTGGGTTTCGCGGTTCTCAGCCCGCGCAGCCGAATAGGTCGGCGCCCGCCGGTACGTGGTCGCGGCACGGCGGCGCTGCTTGTTCTTGTGGACTTCGTTGACAATAACACCGCCGATAACGGCGCCGGCAATGGCGGCCCCCAATTCGTCTGCGGCTGCAGGCCCGGTTACGGATGTCGCCAGAAATGCGGCAGTCAGGGCCGGTTTGAGCGGCTTGGAAAACATGATACTCGCCCCCTATGGATACTCGCTACGGAATCAGGATACTCCACAGGCAGCGTTAGTACCTAGGGTTTTCCCGCCAATTCCGCCGGCAAGCCCCAGGCGGGATGGAAAAGGACGGCAGCAGCCATGGTTGAGTGGATCACTTCAGACGGTTTAGTCGATTATGATCAAGCAGTTGCCTTCATGGAGGAGCGCGCCGCCGCCATCGCCGCCGGATCGGCGGAGGAATGCATCTGGCTGGTTGAACACCCCCCGCTTTACACGGCCGGCACTTCGGCCAAGCGCGAAGACCTGACAGATCCTGAACGTTTCCCGGTCTACGACAGCAAGCGCGGCGGCCAGTACACCTATCACGGGCCGGGCCAGCGCGTGGTCTATGTGATGCTGAATGTTGGCGCGCGCGGGCACGACGTGCGCCGGTTTGTGCAGCAGCTGGAGACCTGGGTGATTGCCGCCCTGGATGAGTTCAACATCAAAGGCCATATCCGCGATGGCCGGGTTGGTGTCTGGGTCGAACGCCCGGAAAAGCCCCTCACCCTCTCGGGCAGCACCGCTGAGGACAAGATCGCCGCCATCGGCATCCGGCTGCGCAAATGGGTCAGCTTTCACGGCATCTCGATCAACGTCGAGCCGGAGCTGGAGCACTTCACCGGCATTGTGCCCTGCGGGATCACCGAATACGGGGTGACCAGTCTCGTCGATCTGGGCCTGCCGGTGACCATGGCCGACGTGGATGTCGCCCTGAGGCGCAGTTTCGAGCAGGTCTTCGGCAGCTGACCTCAGCCATCGGAGGCAGAAGTGAGATCCTGCAGCGCCGTCAGCACCAGTTCCGGGTAGTTGTAAAACAGCAGCGCCCCCGCTTCCTGGCTGATGCACAGCCGGGCGTCCGGCAGCCCGTTCAGCATCTCGCGGACCACAGAGAGCGGCGCGACGTGGTCTTCTCCCCCGTGAACGAACACGGATCGCGGCACCCGGGCCGGGATGCCGGTCCGGGTGCCCTGCCGCAGCATCTGCACATCGGCCATGAACCCCGCGCCGCCCTGCTCCTGGAACAGCACCTGGCTCTGCTGAAGCAGCTGCAACAGGTCCAGTTGCGACAGCCTCGCGCGCTCTTTGCTGCCGCTGCGGGTCTGTATCCGCAGCAGCGTCTTGTGCCCGTACCAGCGCAGCGCCGCCGCCCAGCCCCTCATCAGAACAGGCAGCAGCCAATTGGCCCGGGTGGCGGCCTGCGCAACCAGCCATGCATAGCCGCTGAGGCCGGAAAACTGCCGCGGCGAACTGATGGCGCAGTTTGAGGCGGCGGCCACCAGGCCGGCAATCCTGCTGTCCAGGCGGCTCGCTGCGATAAATCCGTAAAGCGCGCCGCCGCGATGGCACAGCAGCACCGGACGCTGCAGGTTTTCATGCGCCATCAGCGCAATCAGCTGCCGCACAAAGGCATCCGCGGGGTCTTCTCCGCGTTTCAGGGGCACCGAACCGCCATAGCCGCGGCGCAACGGTGCATAGACCCTGAAACCCAAAGTCCGCAACTGCGGCTGCAAGCGCTGCAGCGGCGCAATCCCGTCCAGCATGCCATGCACGAAAATCACCGGCTGGCCGGTTTCCGCCCCCAGACGGAAGTACTGGGAGCGCCGGCCGGCGCTGTCCTCAAAAGTCCCGGACGGCGGCAGCACCTCGCCC
It encodes the following:
- the lipB gene encoding lipoyl(octanoyl) transferase LipB, producing the protein MVEWITSDGLVDYDQAVAFMEERAAAIAAGSAEECIWLVEHPPLYTAGTSAKREDLTDPERFPVYDSKRGGQYTYHGPGQRVVYVMLNVGARGHDVRRFVQQLETWVIAALDEFNIKGHIRDGRVGVWVERPEKPLTLSGSTAEDKIAAIGIRLRKWVSFHGISINVEPELEHFTGIVPCGITEYGVTSLVDLGLPVTMADVDVALRRSFEQVFGS
- a CDS encoding alpha/beta fold hydrolase, with amino-acid sequence MTLLSHGQALSQDQVVAAIYETMIRPEQFDRFTPGAQDGPGAAAARGAPQGRPRAVPFLQAHFARAAEIQEQQWQRAGRPHPGAYSGNCSRFWLLAEARADGGLLNASQRAARQLTGTVPLPAALGLTEAAAELWQSYLEDVRCGDFSWRDVLLLASRTPGEQFLCRPVRLSGADAPVAVMAERLEGGWTAEAAVPVAAALGLQEADFAALKDTADSAGGKVDGRLEQAAGEAGAPGPAELIRLAVFLMNERSRDLAVSRGEVLPPSGTFEDSAGRRSQYFRLGAETGQPVIFVHGMLDGIAPLQRLQPQLRTLGFRVYAPLRRGYGGSVPLKRGEDPADAFVRQLIALMAHENLQRPVLLCHRGGALYGFIAASRLDSRIAGLVAAASNCAISSPRQFSGLSGYAWLVAQAATRANWLLPVLMRGWAAALRWYGHKTLLRIQTRSGSKERARLSQLDLLQLLQQSQVLFQEQGGAGFMADVQMLRQGTRTGIPARVPRSVFVHGGEDHVAPLSVVREMLNGLPDARLCISQEAGALLFYNYPELVLTALQDLTSASDG